One genomic window of Plasmodium coatneyi strain Hackeri chromosome 12, complete sequence includes the following:
- a CDS encoding NUDIX hydrolase: MNLVKGAKNKAQKHSQNKHGNNNTKCKKIFSAHRIKQLAKDKKLLDDALLDCYGRFIALLPEFLLKDHVHLYFQIQEAYWWYDDMWQEKHPDKLPKLSLKTFGYLICDDCPILKKYVPPSAHEKFSLNWRRYCRTIPLRGAILLNHNLKKCLLVKGWSTDSWSFPKGKVDELEEDSVCACREIYEEIGIDIFPYIDEKVFIETHIEDQPIKLFIVPGVKEETKFQPKTRKEIGAIRWFEIEKLFQHINLKNKKSILFESKKERINEWFVGRFIPNLVKWIEVLRRSVPAKDLKGGSSFVSGSIQAYKYQISGLDQSVIKKLQKVNLKSKEIINIGLFRSDDDLEEYDDENMDEEVSEDVNEDVNEDVSEDVNENDNLLPKDVDEEMVSKQVTTTYANYNSAINFPGVDKNRGSFTNEEGVKSSRTSSSVSNRNMDKGSIEPTRNQSCTNYYNEEIGSIAGEGTVFEGSPLYDDVNSNDSKNPLDPMGEESTYVVESTYSRMEKELMGNKKVYEHVDDVIVPLRRKDILLSSSLDCHDRAILGELPNQNNYSNDVGNNYKNSAMRNTHNTISSNSCCTERMSNEVKRSCSGGNVAQKDLCGVESYPPPISEVSSSAVTILSKQNSVSINSSGTGSSTNNNNNNNNNNNNNNNNSMAYHGPNSNSAYKKTPNAHAYNYGKHYGEYDSAGAKGYRYSLNKMRMGGHLSALRLKEVGLRSFDDQDMEKRKNFHLQVYGKKDKLNCDKKEIQNRYKKLSLKSAYHSLDDTSVYYVPTKNKTQDACNDKTFGENHTNGWSAEDMFKLNEEKFGIHSTYNIEEYTTPLVYKDEKIGRYNKSAKVEEGISPHVVGSSNKLGGDYNINISGSTERGNLVHGGKIYRSSSGSNNDRNEDNPMARSKGEFQNNAGKGNPIHALNENAYKNVKALLESKMKRTSKSNLPLLNDKNGKKGISCASSNMSDSSRGMGLVKSNSERVNFINGCYVHHRQSGDEDPKKGSQVDMPGSTPINLLNGINTVSGMNSLSASNGTNRTSKNESVNINPAVSRMEERRSDISEDIIRTEMLRKYKLKEGYGAVVQGGDVNQKEVNHFVDLHKSSIGYNHMSDGKNYKTDTQTNRSGNAPLPNEYILNTANRNDKMDIISGDVNYKSRSACYDTSYMNKRKDSNNLVDKSNVAEHLNESILGITSDGMSGEGAHEYRSVPSRSSFGGSSNGKNKLTPADLRKNRKVIDKREYSHLDGEGMDLHQIKEKGIVASKKASQDSNNSSSHSNEPGKYLLNLIKGSAKSDVATDPNMANNHRNSASRPSVMSSSSAKPLSEKEILSKFYSNEDGNHSFTKNANPAHTSTVDKKNSINNEQRNDNYRSVIPKGDRKVEKNRNKKNVEHLTYDVAGKSDAQEESDFNEMEMMEKLSKHLNSYNPFE, from the coding sequence ATGAATTTAGTAAAAGGGGCCAAAAACAAAGCGCAGAAACATTCGCAAAACAAACATGGAAATAACAATACAAAATGTAAGAAAATTTTCAGTGCACACAGAATTAAGCAGTTAGCTAAGGATAAGAAATTGTTGGATGATGCTTTGTTAGATTGCTATGGAAGGTTCATAGCTTTACTTCCCGAATTCCTACTGAAGGATCATGTGCACTTGTACTTTCAAATTCAAGAGGCATACTGGTGGTACGATGATATGTGGCAGGAAAAACACCCAGACAAGTTACCAAAATTAAGTTTAAAAACATTTGGTTATTTAATATGTGATGATTGTccaatattaaaaaaatatgtcccACCGTCAGCTCATGAGAAGTTCTCCCTAAATTGGAGAAGATATTGCAGAACTATACCGCTGAGAGGTGCAATTCTTTTAAATCATAATTTAAAGAAATGTCTATTGGTTAAGGGTTGGAGTACGGATAGCTGGTCCtttccaaaggggaaggtcGACGAATTGGAAGAAGACTCCGTCTGTGCGTGTAGAGAAATTTATGAAGAAATAGGAATAGACATATTCCCATACATCGACGAGAAGGTTTTTATCGAAACGCATATAGAAGATCAGCCCATCAAGTTGTTCATAGTACCAggggtaaaggaagaaacgaaatTTCAGCcaaaaacaagaaaagaaattggAGCCATTCGGTGGTTTGAAATAGAAAAACTTTTTcaacatataaatttaaaaaataaaaaaagtatcctGTTTGAAAGTAAGAAGGAGCGCATTAACGAATGGTTCGTTGGTCGCTTTATTCCCAATTTAGTCAAATGGATCGAAGTGTTAAGAAGAAGTGTGCCTGCAAAGGATCTGAAAGGAGGAAGCTCCTTCGTATCAGGCAGCATACAAGCGTATAAATATCAAATAAGTGGGCTTGACCAGTCTGTTATTAAAAAGCTTCAAAAGGTTAATTTGAAATCGAAGGAGATAATAAATATCGGTTTGTTCAGAAGCGATGACGATTTGGAAGAATACGACGATGAGAACATGGATGAGGAAGTGAGTGAGGATGTGAATGAGGATGTAAATGAGGATGTGAGTGAGGACGTGAATGAGAATGATAACTTACTGCCGAAGGACGTGGACGAAGAGATGGTCTCCAAGCAGGTCACCACAACGTATGCTAATTATAACAGCGCTATTAACTTCCCAGGGGTAGATAAAAATAGGGGGAGCTTTACCAATGAGGAGGGTGTTAAGAGCAGCAGAACCTCAAGCAGTGTTAGCAATAGGAACATGGACAAAGGAAGCATCGAACCGACTAGGAACCAGAGTTGCACAAATTATTACAACGAGGAAATAGGTTCTATAGCAGGCGAGGGAACTGTCTTCGAAGGTTCACCATTGTACGATGATGTGAACAGTAACGATTCGAAAAATCCTTTGGACCCCATGGGGGAGGAAAGCACGTACGTTGTAGAAAGTACATATAGTAGGATGGAGAAAGAACTTatgggaaataaaaaagtgtatgAACATGTAGATGACGTCATTGTGCCGTTGAGGAGGAAAGACATATTACTAAGCAGTTCGTTGGACTGTCATGATCGAGCCATTTTAGGAGAACTACCGAATCAGAACAACTATAGCAACGATGTGGGAAATAATTACAAGAATAGCGCGATGAGAAATACGCACAACACGATCAGCTCCAACAGCTGTTGCACCGAAAGGATGAGTAATGAGGTGAAAAGAAGCTGTAGTGGCGGAAATGTTGCGCAGAAGGATCTGTGTGGAGTGGAGAGTTACCCACCCCCCATAAGCGAAGTTAGCAGTAGTGCAGTAACAATCCTCTCCAAACAGAACAGTGTCAGTATCAATAGCAGTGGCACTGGTAGCAGtactaacaacaacaacaacaataataacaataataataataataataataatagtatgGCCTACCATGGGCCGAACAGCAACAGTGCGTACAAGAAAACGCCCAATGCGCATGCTTATAATTATGGGAAGCATTACGGCGAATATGATTCTGCAGGAGCGAAGGGGTATCGCTACAGCTTGAACAAGATGCGAATGGGAGGACATTTATCAGCCCTAAGATTGAAGGAGGTGGGATTGAGAAGCTTTGATGATCAAGACatggagaaaagaaaaaatttccacttGCAAGTTTATGgcaaaaaggacaaattaaATTGTGACAAAAAGGAGATACAAAATcgatataaaaaattaagtttGAAGAGTGCATATCATTCTTTAGATGATACCTCCGTGTATTATGTACCCACAAAGAATAAAACGCAAGATGCGTGTAATGATAAAACGTTTGGCGAGAACCACACCAACGGATGGAGCGCCGAAGACATGTTTAAATTGAATGAGGAGAAGTTTGGCATTCATTCGACGTACAATATAGAGGAATATACAACCCCGCTAGTTTATAAGGATGAGAAAATTGGTAGGTATAATAAGAGCGCAAAGGTTGAGGAGGGCATTAGTCCCCACGTTGTAGGTAGCAGTAACAAGCTGGGGGGTGACTACAACATTAATATTAGTGGTTCCACTGAAAGGGGTAACCTGGTtcatggggggaaaatatacaGAAGTAGTAGTGGTAGCAACAATGACAGGAATGAAGATAACCCTATGGCGCGGTCGAAGGGGGAGTTCCAGAACAATGCCGGGAAGGGGAACCCAATTCACGCCCTTAATGAGAACGCGTACAAAAACGTGAAGGCCTTGTTGGAgagcaaaatgaagaggacGTCGAAGAGTAACCTCCCTCTACTGAATGATAAAAATGGTAAGAAAGGGATTAGTTGTGCTAGCAGTAATATGAGCGACAGTAGCAGGGGAATGGGTTTAGTGAAGAGCAACAGTGAACGTGTGAATTTTATCAATGGTTGTTATGTTCATCACAGGCAGAGTGGCGACGAGGATCCAAAGAAGGGAAGTCAGGTGGACATGCCTGGCAGTACCCCCATTAACCTGTTAAACGGAATCAACACTGTAAGCGGAATGAACAGCCTGAGTGCATCTAATGGAACAAATCGCacaagcaaaaatgaaagtgTTAACATCAACCCAGCAGTCAGCCGCatggaggaaagaagaagcgaTATAAGCGAAGACATAATTCGAACCGAAATGTTAAGAAAGTATAAGCTGAAGGAAGGCTATGGCGCCGTCGTGCAGGGAGGAGATGTGAACCAAAAGGAAGTAAACCATTTTGTCGATTTACATAAGAGTTCCATTGGATACAATCACATGAGTGATGGGAAGAATTACAAAACAGATACACAGACGAACCGTAGTGGGAATGCCCCCCTTCCGAATGAATACATTCTAAATACAGCTAATCGGAATgacaaaatggacataaTATCGGGCGACGTAAATTATAAAAGTAGAAGTGCATGTTATGACACCAgttatatgaacaaaaggaaggatagTAACAATTTGGTTGACAAATCGAACGTAGCGGAACATTTGAATGAGAGCATTTTAGGAATAACAAGTGACGGGATGAGTGGTGAAGGTGCTCATGAATATAGAAGTGTACCAAGCCGTAGCTCCTTTGGGGGAAGCtctaatggaaaaaataaattaacccCAGCTGATTTGAGAAAGAATAGGAAAGTGATTgataaaagggaatattcTCATTTGGATGGTGAAGGAATGGATCTTCAccaaattaaggaaaagggaatTGTTGCTTCGAAGAAGGCTAGCCAAGACAGCAATAACAGCAGCAGTCATTCGAATGAGCCTGGGAAGTACCTACTAAATTTAATTAAAGGATCGGCAAAATCGGACGTGGCAACCGATCCCAATATGGCCAATAACCATCGTAATAGTGCCAGCAGACCTAGTGTTATGTCAAGCAGTAGTGCGAAACCGttaagtgaaaaggaaatattgtCCAAATTTTACAGCAATGAGGATGGTAATCATTCTTTTACTAAAAATGCGAACCCGGCCCATACTTCCACGGTGGACAAGAAAAACTCCATCAATAATGAGCAAAGGAACGATAACTATAGAAGTGTCATTCCAAAGGGTGACcggaaagtggaaaaaaaccGAAACAAAAAGAACGTGGAGCATCTCACTTATGATGTCGCTGGTAAGAGCGATGCACAGGAGGAATCAGACTTTAACGAGATGGAGATGATGGAAAAGCTGTCGAAGCATTTGAACAGTTACAACCCCTTCGAGTGA